The Oceanibaculum indicum P24 genome window below encodes:
- a CDS encoding urease accessory protein UreF: MATITTTDGTGEATLYRLMTWLTPSFPVGAFSYSHGLEWAVEVGDIGDLGSLTGWLRDLLEWGSGRNDAILLAEAWRASAAGAWDRLEAVNRLTLALSPSRERHLETAMQGRSFAAAIAAAWPCAAVGEVQQRAGTDIAYPVAVGAAAAGHGIPLDAILAAYLHGFVANLVSAGVRLVPLGQTDGQRALVALEAAVAGAARQALVSDLDDLGGAMFRADIGSMKHETQYTRLFRS; the protein is encoded by the coding sequence ATGGCCACCATCACCACCACTGACGGCACGGGGGAGGCCACGCTCTACCGGCTGATGACCTGGCTGACGCCGTCCTTCCCGGTTGGCGCCTTCTCCTACAGCCATGGGCTGGAATGGGCGGTGGAGGTAGGCGATATCGGCGACCTCGGCAGCCTGACCGGCTGGCTGCGCGATCTGCTGGAATGGGGCAGCGGGCGCAATGACGCGATCCTGCTGGCGGAGGCCTGGCGTGCGTCGGCAGCGGGTGCGTGGGACCGGCTGGAAGCGGTCAACAGGCTGACGCTGGCCCTGTCGCCATCGCGCGAACGCCATCTGGAAACCGCCATGCAGGGCCGCAGCTTTGCCGCTGCCATCGCTGCCGCCTGGCCCTGTGCGGCGGTTGGCGAAGTGCAGCAGCGCGCCGGCACGGACATCGCCTATCCGGTCGCGGTCGGCGCGGCGGCAGCCGGCCATGGCATCCCGCTGGACGCCATTCTGGCAGCCTATCTGCACGGTTTCGTCGCCAATCTGGTCTCCGCCGGGGTGCGGCTGGTGCCGCTTGGCCAGACCGATGGCCAGCGCGCGCTGGTGGCGCTGGAAGCGGCTGTGGCCGGGGCGGCCCGGCAGGCGCTGGTCAGCGATCTCGACGATCTCGGCGGGGCGATGTTCCGCGCCGATATCGGCTCCATGAAACACGAAACGCAATATACGAGGCTGTTCCGCTCATGA